The sequence ATTCACAAATCCCAACCCGACCtacctatatttaatatatatttaaattttaaaaaatttactatataattttgttatttacttttttgcccttctttctaaataaaactcaaacccaaaattctCCTCATATAATTTGTATTTGTTTAGTGTTATGcttatgattattttattattaatttactcTTATTTGTGCTGGTGTTATTATAATACTCAATTTAATAGTAGtaataatacttaaaaaaagTTGTCCAACCCCATGAATCCAACTAGACCCAACCGGATCCACGTGGGTTAGATTGGACTCCTATGATGGGTTGAATGTTTTTTAACCCATCAGGTGAGTTGGGTTGAAAAGACTCTTCAATCCAACACATGTACACCCCTAATTGGAAGAGTGGAAAAATGAAGGGTTTaagaacttttttatttgattgagagaaaaatgggaggatataaaatattgtttatataaatttacaatcatatccttattaaataaaacaaaaaaatttatatttttttatattttattaaaatatttatatatgaataggaacttcatttataaaataaaaagtgaacaAGAAATTCAACAACCCaaaattgttttatataaaaccaaaaaaaatgaggaaaaaaaagaaaccaataaTGTATTAATgcctaaaaaaatcaaaaacctaaaactaatggcaaaaaaaagagagagaagtgaatagcacctataaaaaaaatactaatgaaAAAAGGGTTGTCAACGTCGGCAAGAGGGGGAGTATTTTTCTAGAAAGAGTACGgacaaatgaaaagaaacaatggccgaaaaaaaaataaagaataaaggcTTCACGTTGGTAGTGAGGAATGGGCAATTTAGTCCAAAAATGTGCAACCCATATTTACTCTAAAGCTGCGTTTGATaatatgtaaaaattttaaagtaaagATATTTTTCggaaagaaaaacattttcagATGTTTAGTTGCAtttcaaaaaatgttttgaaaaatattttttagtgtttagtTATATTCTTGAAAATACTCtagaaaacatatttttatcaagtttcTCACATTTTTCCAAGATCtaaacaaatattattattgaaaatctCAATATATAAACgcaaaaagaagacaaaaatgcaaaactgaccctttaacttttagtttttgtcatttcagtcctcttagtttcaatttttatcaatttagtaTTCTATTAGGTATCAGTTACTCCTctgttaagtttttttaaaaaataattttcataattaaaagaaaattaaaaaaaaaactgtaaaaaaaattgtaagggGAACAACGTTTTGCCCCTTCCctgaaatcaaaaccaaaaaacgCAAAAAGTCCATCttgatctctctctcaagatcagtctctctctctcaaatccaCCATCATATATGCATTATGCTTTAAAGCAGACAACCACCAAACTTCAATATTTCAACAAACCAACCCAtaacacacaaacaaacccaaAGCAAACACCGCACCAAAGAGAGCTGCAATCCCATCGATGGTCGCAATCTGACACAGCACCACCAAGCCCATCGACCTATACTCGCAGAAGGTAACCTAATACAGCTCCATTTGAGTTACCCACCTTCTTTAGCTTGTGAAGATGATCCTAATTGACCCAtcttaaaaacaaaacccatatccgaccaaaaacaaaaaaccaactCACTTTTTTTGCCTAACCCAGACCCAGCCCAAAACCATTCACAGTCTGCCTGGAAAAAACCCCACCAGTGTTGCCGATGTGAGAGGCTGGATTCGAGAAGCTTTGGAAtttgttttgggctttttggcTGAGGAGTGAGGATATGATTTTGCCGTGGGTTTAATTAGAGCCGATTTAAGTTTTATCAGGTTAAAGTTTACTCGGTTTTGGTCTTGAGTATTTTTGGTATgctacagagagagagagagagagagcagagaaTAGGGAGGCCTGAGGATGAAGACTGAAGCAAGGGACCttccttgttttctttttcttttgtttcctttttttttactgttttttttattttcttttaattacaaaaattattttttaaaacaaatgggTCAAACTTAATGGCAGCAATAATTGAGAACTAACAGAATgctacattgacaaaaattaaaacttagaggactgaatgacaaaactaaaagttagaggactgaaataacaaaaggtaaaaattagaagtcagttttgcatttttgcccaAAAAGAAATACCTGAGTCTtatcatttttctcttctccttttcctCCCTACCAAACACGAATCCAAATCTTCAGTTTCACACTTCCTGATCCAGTTTAtactttacaaataaaaatatgctATATgtctattaatttaattaaaatactaGATTTATgctattttcttatttcaaaatttttattatttaaatttagatgagcatttaattaaaagaaaacgCATTCATCTTCCCACCGCCATCACCACCAACTTCGCCGCAGTGGCTGTCCATCGATGCCATTAACACCTCCGGTCACTGTCAATTGCCGTTGCCAAGCTAATACCACCGGTCACTGTCCTCTTCAATTTCAAACCAATTTCACAGCTACCGACAAAACCCCCCACTCAGTCCCTATcaaacccaagaaaaaaaatccacccaaCACTAGAATGAACGTTCTATTAAGGTGTCCCATTCATATTTTTCAAGCCTTCAAACCAGCCTTATGACACTCCAAAACGAATCCCTTCAATCCCaaactctaaacccaaaaaacagCTCTTGATTGGACTCACCTTGTACAACAGGCTTATGGGCCAAGGCTTCTTCATTAACATCGATGACAACAACACATCCTCACACTGTAAATTGCattcagattaaaaaaaatggagccACACCCAGAGGTGTTGATGGTGTTGGCAGGCTCTTGATAGTGGCTCCAAAGAAGGTTGGTGGTGATGAAGGAATAcattgggttttttatttatttatttatcttaagAAATTGAAATGAGAAAATGGTATAAATCTAGCATTTTACATAAATGGATGGACAtgtgacctttttttttttgggggggggggggaggggagtataaagtaaaataagaaaaataagacaGGAAATTTTGACTCACCAAACACCCCTCCCATGCATTTGCTCTCTAATatcactctcttttttccatACTTCCAAAACCATCCTACCAAACATAACTTTCAACTAAAGTGAAGTATAGTGGAAGGATAGTCTCACTGTCAGGTAAAAGTTGAGTTTATAGTTTCACATATCACAagatggtcttttttttttactaaactGTTGGACATTTCTATGCAACATAACCGTGCCCAAAGGCCCaaaatctaatattttattcttatacaaaaaaatctaatattttacttttggaaGATCGTGAATTTCATATTGAATGCATATCATCAATTAATTCCATCATCAAAAGTTTCATAAATTGGATGTATTTGGCACTaggttaaatatatatactttttactattttgtttattattattattattcatgcGATTTATTGTAccttttgatattatttataagttttactatattattttaactaccttttaattttatctataacacttttaaccaaaaaaaaataaaatcaatttcaGTCAAATACACTGTTTTCAAACAGATTCGTGGTGCATGGGTTCTAGTTTTCTCTAAAAGGAAAAGATTAATAAGATAAAGAATCAGCTTACTAAAGAATCTTGTTGCTTTATGAAGATTCCAACAAAGTAAATCCACAAGCagaataatttgaaatttcaaattccaaCACTCAATAATCACTCTCTAGACTCTTCTATACTCTTTACCCGCCATTATTACAACTTTACCGTTAACGGCAAGTCTTCCATGTTCCATCTCGGTAAAAccgttaaaaaaataaattaactgaTAAACAACAATCCCATGTACTAAAACATAGGGTCCACCACTCAATCCCCCAATTGTATCTCGCCACATCAGCAATATGAATTATTGTCCCACCACGTGTCAAGACTTTAACCAATGGTTTTAAAGTAGTACAAGAATCCATGTTCTCAATTCCTTCAAGCCAAagtcccttaaaaaaaaaaaaaaaaaaaaccaccaaaattTAACAATGTGACCAAAAAGCACATCTTTTTCACTTTTAATTTCACTGTCACCCCTCCGCTCCTCACGCTCctctttgaaagaaaaaactttACAGTTCGGTTTGAGATCTGGACCAACCAAAAAAGATTCTTAcattaaagtattttttttattatgatcaATGTGATAAtagttaagtttttgaaaaattcttctttgttcttatttaaTGTGCGGCTTCCAGTTAGGTTAACTTGCCATAGTTTGAACCTATCACAACTTTTTGCTGCAATTATAATATGGGAGAATGTGATTGGTAAAAATCACTCACAATTTATCAGATTAAAGTTGTGAcaaaaaagttgaaactatcttaaaaatagtttttatttgagTTCCCATTGACACTATTCTTTTTTACTTGTTATTAGCTATGGAAAAGTTTAggattacaaaaattttcacaacttctTACCACAATTGTAATGTGACAGAGTGTGATCAGTGAAAATCACTCACAGTCTACCATATTATAGAATTGTGATAAAAAAAGTTGAAGCTAtctaaaaaatagtttttatttgagTCCACAtcgacaatatttttttttttacttgttagTAGTTATAGAAAACTTTAAgatcacaaaatttttcacaattttttgtcacaattatGATATGACAGAGTGTGaccgataaaaaaaaaaaatgacgaaTCCATCGGTaagtaatgattttttttttttttttgaagaataagGTAAGTAATGATTAATTATTCACCGtaacattaaaattatagaaaaaaatttaaggaataaTTTGTGGTCCTGATACTATTGATTAGCAATCTCCTGTTATTATTAGGAATCTGCAATCTTtggttgtgaaaatttttgtgtttttagatttttttaaaaatttttttttttattgacttttgtATCCTCCTTAACTGTACAAGAACTTTCAACCTTCTAATCTGGACCCTTTAGTGTTCAATCATTGAAAATAACTAATACCCACATGCTTTTTTCTTCTGGCTTCCCGGATTTCCTAAGGTTGTCTTTGAAAATCTGTGCTCAGTTTTGACTTCTCCTTGTTCTCTAGCCTGATTTCTTCTGGGTTTTCaagaaaaatagtattttttttgtgCCACTCAATTATATAGCTACTGTAACTTTATTTAAGCTTCAAAGTCACTCTCTTTGCATCCTTATCCCCAGTTCTAGTTCTCATCTTGTAAAAAAGTTTCTTTACCTTCTAGAATTTGTAAAGCCATTGCTTTTTAGTTGCAGGTACTTTGAGTGTGGTTATTACTCTGATACATGagctttgatttgttttcttcttttatttaaggTGTTTCTGGTTGTCAAGGTTGAGGTTTTCATGTGGGTCAGTCAAAGTTGATTATGTTGGGTTAAATAGCTGATCTCATGCTAACAAAGGTAGTGATGATAGCTTCTTCTTGTCCTTGTTTTGAGGTGTAAAAAAATTGTCTCCCTTGTTGTCTTTATATGGGTCGGTCTTAAATTTTGTCGGGGTCATTGGAgatagattttctttttcttgtctaTTTTTGAGATATAACTTTTGTCATTgtgataaatttttgttatttatggaTTTTGTGCATAAGAGTATATTTAGATTTTAGCTTCATCCATTACctataaagaaaaagagagtaaaaaaagaTTTGCTTCATTTGTGCTTTAGTTGGAACATTGTACAGCCAAAAAAAGGTTCTTTGTGTTTCAAATTCTgcatttttttggaaaaggttTGAGTGGTTGATTGCTTTGTTGGGCTAAGAAATGTTCATTTCCACTGAGGAAGAACAGATCCCATTGCCTTCAGAAAAGGTAATGGAGTCCTTGAAATCATCCCCAATGGGATCAAACCCAGATTCCCTTGATGGGTTCTCACCAGTTTCTGAATTGCACGATTCACCATCTATTCCTGTCATCTGTACCGATGTCAATGTTGTCCCTGAGCAAGAAAAGCATGAGCTTGAGCAGTCAATACTGAATCTAGAAGGTAGGATTTTCAATCACATTTGAAGCTACCTGAGgttgttgttttgatttcaAGCAGTAGTGGTCATTGCCATAATGTTAATAGCTTTCATTGAATTGGTTCATTAGGGGAAGTTGCACGGTTGAGGCTGAAGGGAAGGTCATTGGCTGAGAAACGGAGAGAAGCATTGAACAAGATATTAGATATCAAAGGTAATGGTCTTGGTTGGCTTAATCATATGGAAAAtgttctttgttttccttctaATATAAGAATTGAGTTCAATTTTCAGGCAGCGTTCGGGTATTTTGTCGAGTTCGACCAATGCtgttgacagacaagaaaagaATTCATGAACCCATTTCAGCTGGATCGGAGAAGATTGCGGTTAAGTTGGCTGGAACAAGGAAAGAATTCAAATTTGATAAAGTGTTTCAACAAGAAACAAGCCAAGGTTAGTGTTAAATGTCAATGTACATTTTAAGTTCTGATtattactttgaaaaaattaatgcCAGTTGCAACAAGAGTCTATcctgtttcaaaatttttgtagaGGATGTTTTTGCTGAGGTGGAACCAATCCTCAAATCTGCACTTGATGGACATAATGTGTGTATTTTCGCCTATGGTCAAACTGGCACAGGGAAGACATTTACCATGGTCAGTAATTGGAATTTGGATTTAGTTAATAATTCTTTCATGTGGTTGAACAATGATGGACTCAAATGAATCTACAGGATGGCACAGATGAGAAACCAGGAATTCTTCCTCGAGCTCTGAATGAGCTCTTCCATCAAGCCTCTTTTGATAACTCGTATTCTTTATCATTTTCGATGAGCATGTTGGAGGTTTACATGGGTTATGTTCGAGATCTGCTGGCTCCAAAACCACTCTATAGAGCATATGAAGCTCTAAGAAGATGGTATTATATTCAACCCAATCCACATTATCAATTCATCATGCAGAAATTTGCTTGTTATGATTTTGACTAACTCTACTACAGCAACCTCAACATTCAAACAGATTCAAAGGGATCGGTGGAAATTGAAGGCCTCACGGATGTTCCAATTCCAGATATTGCAAAGGCCGGATGGTGGTATACTAAGGGGAGACGTGTTAGATCCACTGCTTGGACTAATGTGAATGAGGCATCTAGCAGGTCACACTGGTGGGTTATGGATctagttatattttttagatagtTTGGTGGATTAATTTGGTTTGATAATTACGTTATCTGCTTAGCTTTATATATCTAGCTTAACGAGGATCACCATTTATCGACGTGGGGATGCTTTGGAACCTAAAGCACCAGTAAGCAAACTGTGGATGGTTGATCTAGGAGGAAGCGAGCGCTTATTGAAAACAGGAGCCACTGGACTAACACTTGATGAAGGAAGAGCcataaatctctctctttcagCTTTAGGTGATGTTATTGCAGCTTTGAGGAAGAGGAAGGCACATGTTCCTTACAGGCAAGTCCTGTTTGATTCTCAGCTTTAGTTATCTACTCATTCTTGTTAGATAAGCTAGCAGTGGTCCCTAAGTTTGAAATTGCTAGACATGGGCTTTACGTTTCTAACTGCTAGCAGATAAGCCCTTTAAGGTGTTCCTTTTCCCTACCAATTATACTGTAACGTGGCTCAGTTTTATTATCTGTTTCTTTGGTTGCAGAAATAGCAAGCTAACTCAACTTCTCAAGGATTCCTTAGGTAATATACTGCTTTCTTCTATTTACCATCTTCATAACATTTGAAGCAATGCACTAGTTTTGATACCATTTCTGAATGAGATTATTCTTTAGCTTGATTGAGATCCTAAAATTATGATTGATCAAATCTAGTTGCTTTCTAGGTTGACGAATCCACTATAAACTATGCATTTGtgatattaacaaaaaaaaaaaaaaaaatttaaacaaaaatttatttttatgtgaagTTACAACATCCTCATCGAAAAAATGTTTTACAACCAATTGCTACAGGTGATCACTCGAAAGTTTTAATGCTTGTGCATGTAAGCCCGTGTGAAACTGATGTTGCAGAGACCATCTGCTCTTTGAGCTTTGCTAAGAGAGCAAGAGGAATAGAGTCATATAGAGAACTTCCAGAGGTATGCTTCTCAAATTCTTTGAAACTGTTGGTTTCTTCGGTAACACATTTTCATGCGCAATTTTTGTATCTATGCTTATATAGGAATTGAAaaggcaaagagaaaaaaagatcaTATTGCTTGAAGAAGACATAAGAGAAGCTGAAGAAGAAAGCCAGAAAATTAGGAATCAAATACACAAGGCTGAAATTCTGTTGAGTGAAAACAAAGGGCTATTCTCAACTACTTATGGTCTTCTTGAAGAAGAAGCCAAGATCCCCATAAGCCCCAAAGTAGATTTGAAAGAAGCTATTGGAATACCTCAAacaaccaagaaaaatattaaacgAAATTGTTCCAATTCTCAGCCTCGTTTCATGACTTCTACTGCGGCCAGTCGTGAAAGGCACAGTGCTTTAGAAAAAGAGGTTGCTGGAAGAGCAAGAAGTTTTAGATCAGTGATAAGAAGTTCAAACCAGTTTTCACCTTCCCAATCACTTAGTTATTCAGAACCTCGTTTCAGGGCAATTTTACGAAGCTCAAGTAGAAAATCTCGATATGCTGAGACAAATACTCTCCCTGGAGACAGTCCCAAATGCAATGGCTCAGATTTGAAGGTGGACCCCTTGCCAAGAAACAAGATTGTCACTTCATCAGATCCAAATTTGAGAGTTACAATTTGTCGTCATAGAAGAAGGATGTCTGATCTAATCTAAGCATGAAAAATGAGTGTTTACTGATCTTCTAATGTTATAATTGTATAATGTGTGCATGCGTGTATTGTTTTTGGTTCACATTCTTTTATCTGGCAAAGTTTATAGTGGCTGGTGATGTGTGTTACATATGGTAATAGGTTGGTTTGCTGGGGCTTGCTGCCTTTGGATCTCTTAAgttatttgtttttgtgatCCTTGTAATCTGGTTGAGTCCTGTTAATTATTTGTTAACATGATTTTGTAGCCCTTATAGGGCAAGTAACTTTGTTTGAAGTTTGTTAACATAATTGTATGGAAATGACCTTTGACATATTTACTTACTCTTCTAAGTCCTAAAAGCGCATATTGAAAGCAATCTTTGGAAAACTAGCTATCATTTTGTTCccaaacttttttgttttattatgtaTTCACTTTGTCAAACCACCTTTAATTAACTTGTCTTTTCTCCCTTATCCAACATCAAACTATGGCTCTTCGCGTCTCTCTTTTATGTTTGATTACTCCTTGGCATATGGATTCCTTATCTACTTATAAAACTCTTTCGTGATATGGGCTCTGTTGAGCTTCATGGCATGCTTGCTTCTCTAGCAGGCTAGTTATGATGTGGTCTTCTTTTTCGTATTTTGACCAAGCTAGATGATGTTGTTTATGATAGATGTTTTGGACTTGTAGACTCCATGATAATTGCGTCAAAAAACCAATTGGTTTTGGTGAAAGCGTGACTGAAGCTTGTATCCCTTATTGGCTTTATCAAATGAGATAATTGGAATTCATTAATGTGATTAGTCATATTAAGGAAAAAGTTAAAGAATACCCTAAAggttttgatttaaaaattatttttagaaactttatttggaaaagagaaaagtattgacttttttatatattattttttatagcttttttatattcttattgtaaggaccaaaaatcatgtAAAAGACTTAGCAACCATCACAACGTATTATGATTAAAGAtcctaaaacaatgaatttgtagagagggtagcAACAACAAAGCTTTTGACGTCCCTCTTTCCCGtgtctctcctctcttatttatacccttTGCCCTTACTATCTCAGCCCTACACATCTCCATCTACTCCACCCCTTCTACTGACACTTGTCCATTCTcttgtagtcggtaatgaaGAGAAGGTTTAGCTCTGTGctttgtactgttcaggtcatttctacattaatgcaacggataaagCTGGTACTCCCTATTCAATGCGACCAGAATGGTTagtgcagaacattcaatgcaacgTTTATAGTTATCCAGCCCCCacccagatatttgcaatataccCCATATATCATTAATCTACCTTCGTCCTTTGCCCGGCCACCCCATTTCATCCTCGAGAGAGTGACTTTTATTCTCCTTTACTCCTTATGTCTTTCAGTATGTCCTCGGGTCTTCAGATCTTTGGGTCCTCGGGTCTTCGGATCTTCGGGTCCTCACAACAGCCCCTTAACACTTGAGTTATTAATCACGAATTAATAGCCAAGTTTTAACTTCTCGGATACGTCTCTTACGTGCATTTTGCTTTCACACGTACGGACGTCTTTTCGCTGCCCATGACACGCTTCTGACGCTTCGGAGTCCACGATGGAGCATTTATGGTGTCAGGCGGTTCCTTACATACGCACGTTCTACGGCTGGATGAGCATCATATGGCTCAGATGTCGATCTCAATTATGAGCGAGAAAATTACCGcccttccatttttatttttattttttacccctataaaagcaaacCTTCAGGCTGGCTGAGGTTTATTTTGGCGTTTTGAAGGATTAAAGGAAAAAGGATCTCCCAAGGAGCAGTTTTAAGCATTCTTCAGAGGTGTGTCAGCTCTCCTATTGCTTCTtttgattgtttattttttctttttctgtcgTAAGGGTTAATGGGTAGATATGCTAAACTAGTAAAAACAGACGAGGCGAAGGCCGCCTTTAAGACCCAATATAGGATTCCTGACGATGTAGACATTCAatattgtgaggaagaagatTGTCTACTTGTATCACGGCCACCCGAGTCAGTTTTAATTCCCATGATCGCTTTTATCGAAGGCGGAATGGAAATTCCCATGAGTAGGGTGACCCGGGATTTTCTTATGAATTATAGACTTACCCCAGTCCAATGTTCTCCCAATGTCCTTAGGATTCTAGGATGTGTAGATGCCCTAAATCGTAAAATGGGAACCAACTTGACTTGGCATGACGTAAATTGGGTGTATAATTGCCAGAAAGGggaaaaaaccaaatattacaTGAAGTGTAGGGTCCCCGccgttaggttgatctcctgctTGCCTGACTCAAGCAAAGGCATGGACGAGGATTACCTCATCATCTCGGGGAATTGGCATGACGGCTTACACTGCCCTACCCAAGATGGGGTGCCAAGTAGGGTTCCCGAGGACCGATATAATACTTAGGAATAACCGTCTTCTTTTTATGATCTAACATTGATTAACTCTTCCTAATGGTTTTTATTCCTTACTGCAGACGACTACCACACCGCTCCAAACATAGCTGCTGTGAACCGTCAAGATTTTAACAGAATTCTTCGATCAGAAATGTTCTTGCACAGAG comes from Castanea sativa cultivar Marrone di Chiusa Pesio chromosome 3, ASM4071231v1 and encodes:
- the LOC142629426 gene encoding kinesin-like protein KIN-14U produces the protein MFISTEEEQIPLPSEKVMESLKSSPMGSNPDSLDGFSPVSELHDSPSIPVICTDVNVVPEQEKHELEQSILNLEGEVARLRLKGRSLAEKRREALNKILDIKGSVRVFCRVRPMLLTDKKRIHEPISAGSEKIAVKLAGTRKEFKFDKVFQQETSQEDVFAEVEPILKSALDGHNVCIFAYGQTGTGKTFTMDGTDEKPGILPRALNELFHQASFDNSYSLSFSMSMLEVYMGYVRDLLAPKPLYRAYEALRRCNLNIQTDSKGSVEIEGLTDVPIPDIAKAGWWYTKGRRVRSTAWTNVNEASSRSHCLTRITIYRRGDALEPKAPVSKLWMVDLGGSERLLKTGATGLTLDEGRAINLSLSALGDVIAALRKRKAHVPYRNSKLTQLLKDSLGDHSKVLMLVHVSPCETDVAETICSLSFAKRARGIESYRELPEELKRQREKKIILLEEDIREAEEESQKIRNQIHKAEILLSENKGLFSTTYGLLEEEAKIPISPKVDLKEAIGIPQTTKKNIKRNCSNSQPRFMTSTAASRERHSALEKEVAGRARSFRSVIRSSNQFSPSQSLSYSEPRFRAILRSSSRKSRYAETNTLPGDSPKCNGSDLKVDPLPRNKIVTSSDPNLRVTICRHRRRMSDLI